GACCTGCGCTAAACACACACCATGTCCAGTCACTGGGACCAACCCACAGGAAGCCTAGCTTTCACTCGGATCCAcaggggcaggagctgggaggggtCTTTAGTCAACTGTGATCTCTGTGCCATGACGAGTGGCACATTTTCACGGCCACCACACGCCCTCCACGTTCTTCCTACATCTTCTCAACTGCCTCCCCGTCTTCCACCTCAGAGGATTATAAGACTTTTAGAAGAGTGGCTTTTAGCTGGTAAGAGATCGCGTAGCATCTGCAATAAGAAATTACCGTAGTCCAGCTAGTTATTTGATTCCTTCTAGACCAGTGGTTGGCATCTCAGAATCTGAGGACCGGCTCCAGCCTGCTGCCCGCTTctgtaaataaggttttattgcaactcagccacactcattcattttcCCCATCGTCTCTGCCACTCttgtgctacaacagcagagctgagtagttgtgacaaatAGTGTATGGCCCGCAGAGCTGGAAGCAATTACTCTCTGgctttttacagaaaaggttttgcTGATCCCTGTACTAGATGTTTTTTCCCTTCCTGAGTTGGTCCTGCATTGTCAGGAGTAGAAGACATGGTGCCTACCTCCTTTTTGTTCCTTATGGCCATTTCCTATTGAACACATGATAGGAGGAAAGATTGTGCAGAGCAAAGATGTGGAAGGGATTCTGAATGTAGTTGCTAATTAGCACATGATTCTTTAAGCATCTCACCCTATCCAGTCATTTACATAACAGCTAATGTGTGTTGGGTATTTCCCCTGTTGCAGACATGGTTATAAGCACTGAAACTGTGTGACTTACTTAATCCTTACAGTAACCCGACCAGGTACCGTAATCTTATAACATCACCCTTCTACAGATAAAGCACTAAGGCAGAGAAAAcataagtgacttatccaaggtagACAGCTAATAAGTGAGGGAGCCAGGATACAATCACCTGCAGTGGTCAGAGTGTAGGTCCTGTTCTCTTAAGCATCACATTGTACTGCCTTCCCGCACTATGCATTATCTTATCAAAACCTTATCACTATTCTAAAGCAAAGGCTTTATTatctatccccattttacagatgaggacagaaATGCAGTAATGTAATTACCTAAAGtcatagctggtaagtggcagaccCAAGATTAAAACCCAGAACTCTcagtttgggattgacacgtacacactgctctatttaaaatggataaccagggcttccctggtggcgcagtggttgagaatccgcctgccaatgcagaagacatgggttcgagccctggtctaggaagatcccacatgccacggagcaactaggcccgtgagcctgtgagtctggagcctgtgctccgcaacaagagaggccgcgacagtgagaggcccgcgcaccgcgaagaagagtggcccccacttgccgcaactagagaaagccctcgcacagaaacgaagacccaacacagccaaaaataaataaataaataaataaataaataaaaactcttaaaCCTTGACTATAGGACTGACAGGAGCTCTAACTGAATCAGAAAATGCCCTATTCCCACTTGAAAGCAATGttgtaaatacaaaaataaaatttaaaaaaatttttaaaaaaataaataaataaaatggataaccaacaaggatctactgtatagcacagggaactccgctCAATATTATACAACAGCCTAAAtaggaaaagtatttgaaaaagaatacatacatgaaTATGTATGACTGAaccaccttgctgtacacctgaaactctcacaacattgttaatcaactatactccaatataaaataaaaagttaaaaaaaaaaacccagaattctCAAAGGCAATATTTATAATCACTGCACCAgtgttctcaaccttggcacaaCTGATGCTTTGGACTGGATAGTTCTTGTGAATGTAGTCCTGTGCATCATAGGCTGGTTTCAGCAGCATCCCTCtatcactagatgccagtaacaccccTCCGCTGCTCATGATAATGAAAACccctccagacattgtcaaatatcCCCTGCGGGGTTAAAATCAGCCCCTCctttgagaaccacagctctCTGCTTTACCCCAGGGCACTACTGCAGGGGTTATAATTACCTCCATATTCCTAGGTTTATATGTGGACCCCTTGTAATCATGACTGGTAGTTGAAGCTTCCCTCTTTTTGTTTGAAGGACAATTTATTCTTGCTATTGGTATTGACCTGGCCATCTCACGGGTTTATAGTTGCTGCCGTAGAACACAGGTACGTCACCTGGTATGTGGCTGAGCTCTGCCTTTCATAAGGGTTTATGAAAAGTGCTGATAGAATCGTCAACTATGGGCTACATGATGAGATAAAAAGGAGGACTGAGTTAGATTGTCAAGTATataaaaaatagctaacatttctagaatgtttattgagtgccgtGCTCACagaccatctcatttaatcttcataacaatcctTTAAGACGGTTATCATTACCACTGTTTCAAGGAGGCAGAGAATGAAGCTGAGGAAGGGTAAGTAATTTGCCCCAAaccacacagctagcaagtgacagaactgggatttgatTCCAGGAGAGAGTTTTCAACACCGCAGCCTCCCAGAATTGTGAAGATGGAATGGGTTGTTTACAGGCAACCATGTCTTTTTCTTAGAACTCCCTTGGGGgcttctttgattaaaaaaaatatagagtGCAAGAAAGGGAGTCAGAAAGAGTCAAGGATGGGGATGGGGAACACAGGTGagatgaaggagagaaagaacaagCGTAAAGTAACTGATTCTGTTTGTATTGTAGAGATGGCTCTGCATCTGCGACTTACTATTTCAAGGACCAGTCTGCTGCAGAAATAGGAAACAAGACTTGGCTTTATCTTAGAACCCTAAAACGAGGGGAGGAGGAGTTTCCTCTACGAAACGAGCAGGTATGTTGCAGGAAGAAGAGAGGTGGCATGGTGACCAAAAAGCATAGGCAAAATGATGACATTTGTTCGTTTCATTTTACATATGGCAAACCATGCTCCTAGATGTCCTTACTTCCCATCCCCAAAAGATCTGTCAGAGGATTCTCTGAGTAATCAGATTCCCTTAATGAAATATATGGATCACAGTAAAAACAAAGACCAGCATAAAAATCCTAGGAGATGACAGTGAATATTCAGAATCCTTTTGCATTAGAACTAAAGACTACTTTTCACAGAGGTGGTATAGAATAGCATTAAGAGTCCAGGCCTCAGAATGCAACTTTCTATGTTTGAATCCTGGCACCATCACTTAGCAGTGgagtgatcttggacaagttacttattcttttgttttgtttccatgttTGATCTGTTACGAAATAATGAATATTAACAGTATCTTTCACATGGGGCTTTGAGGAAGATCAAGTGAAATAAAGCACATTGCTTTCCACCTCTGTGCCAGGCTTTATAGTGGGtgctttttatatatgttattgcATTTAATCCCACCCACATTTCACTGAGGCATTATTATACAATAAatggaagttcagagaggttaagtaaatcatctgaggtcacacagtgagtaagcaacagagtcaggatttgaccAAGCAAAAACTACCTGTAAAGCTGGTGCCTGGGTCATCATGCTAGGTTGTGTTCTAATCGCTAATCTCAAAGTCATTTCCGGTTTATAAGCAACCACGTATTTTTTCCACCTGCCCCCTCTACACAAGCTTTAAGTGTTACAACTTTTTACTTTGCCATTTCCTTCTAATAATCATCTTAGGTACTGCAACGAGCAAAGGAGTGTTCTCAAGCTCTCAATTTGATTCTGGACATTGATCGTGGGAGACCAGAGAAGAATCTATTAGATTTAGAGTTTGATGTGGAACAGATGAAGGTGAGCtaaaaaaaagccattttccCCGGCCTAGACGTCTTTATTGCtctcatttttgtctgttttcctgcTGTAATACAAGATACAATATGATAAatggctgcaaaaaaaaaaaaagtacctgcaAAGTATTCCAACAGTGAGGAACACATTAGGTTGAACTACATATGAAATTGCCACCAGCCAGCTTTGatctacaaaaatggcaatttcatatgttTCAACTTAATACAACCAGTGGAAGTATTGTAAGTTCTTGGGCAGTTCCTGCATGTTTTTGAGCTTGATCTGGAAACGCTGGTGAAAAGTTTTAGACAGAATattggggtggggtggaaggaTATCAGAGTAGACCGGTGGTGAATGAAGACTCAAGCGTGTGTGTAGGGGGGTGGAGTGTAGGGAAGAAGAGGGCACTAAGAAGATGGTATGTCCTCCAGACACAGTGAAGCATTTGTGTCCCTCGGCTAGCCACTCTCCTGTCTCCATACCTTTGGACGTGTTGTCCCCTTGGTCTGACACCCCATCTTCCTGACTCAGTCCTGCTTAATCATCAACTCAAGTCGGGTATTACCTCGGCCATGAAGCTTTCTTGGGCCTCACTGCCCACCCTGGACTGGGCCAGCTGTCTATCATATGTGCTCCTTGGTACAACCCTACTGCATCTGCATCATGTATCTGTAGCTCCTTCCCTAAGAGACTGGGAGCTCATGGAAAATGAactatagtgcctggcacagagcaggtgctcaatcAATACTCAGGGAATGAACAAACTAATAAacatggagggggaagggggagaaatcAGCAATGATGTTGATGTTTCAAGTGTGGGTGAAGAGGAAGGCCATGAAGTTTACCTCTGAACTCTTAGAATGTTCAACAactatgtgtgtgtctttgtgtataTATAGGTAAGCATGTATGTATacgtacatatatgtgtatatgtttaaatatgtgtatgtgggtgtgtggtTGCAcgtgaatgtatgtatgtgtatgtatatttcgTTTCTAAGAAACCAAGGTACTTAACCATGCCTGTGAAAACATAAGTTTATGATTCACAAAATCACTGCCTATCCTCCGAACAACCTGCAAGATACTGATGAATTCATATCATGCTTTTTCACATAGGACTCTATCGATAGGGATAAAATAGCGGTTATTGGACATTCTTTTGGTGGAGCCACAGTTATTCAGAGTCTTAGTGAAGACCAGAGATTCAGGTAAGAGAATGAGTCTCAGTTTTTGGAAGCGGGGGGAGTGATAACACATGTGAGATAGAATTTATCAAATTCTTAGTGAGGAAGCGATCCTTTGGAattcacaagtctgttcttttgCCTCCATAAAGTCCTCCATATGAATTTTCCTAAACAGAAACCATCTACTTCTCTTACTATTGAAAACTCTTCCCATCTCTCAATATATTTCCACATTATTATTTATCTGCTCTAGggcttattattttcatttggaagTTTATCTTTATATATACGTATTATCTGTGACATAATGattgtaataataatattgtCATCTTATACTATTTTCTAGACTTCCCCAATAGGTAGGgcattttttaatcaatttttttcatctttaagatGAAGTGTGGGCTAAAATTACATAGTTATGTGGATGGAAGTCAGGCCCCCAGTCTTCTaacttgaagaaatattttctttcttgaaccATTTTATCCCAGATTGATGAGATCATGTAGAACCAACCATGTAGAAAGAGGGTAGGATCATTTGTGAAACTTCATCTCACATTTCTTAAAATCTGTTTCAACATAAGGagattctcttctttcctccgTTTAGCACATAAAATAGAGTGTCCAAAAGGCTAAGAAACATAGgataacttactttttttttttttttcacacacacacactgtattttatttttacaagagataaatagactgacaccaagcattgtacatggatgaccacaacaaaagcaacaatgattgcaatcaccaaacatgaaacacactcatactatgtcataatattgacattcagtccagtaatcctccactgtaacaggaTAACTtacttttaagaagaaaattaattacatttcatttgcaaatgatacactCCATAGGCTTTTCTTCAACACCCAGACACTCTTGCAGGTGAAGCATCTCTAAATATAAAGGAATGGGTCTAACTGTTACTCTGAAAGAGGTATAATGAGTACACGACAGTGTCCAGAAGGACTAGAAACAGGGGCATGTACTGTGTTTTTTCAGATACCCCCCAATTTTGAAGAATTACGGtacttataatattttaaaatttatcttgaaagataacaaaaaatgaataaaaaatttttaaatactatgtCTTTCTAAAGGTTGCAATTCTTAAATGCCTCCTAAAGAAAATGATTGTATAATTACAAGTTTGCTACCTTATAAAGCTAATCATATCCCTTTCCCACAGTGAAGTATAATACCTCTTCAGCTCAGTGAGATAACCCACAATGATCTGCTGTGGTGTGTGTCTCTGAATCCTTGCATTATTAGAAGTTCCTATATCTGGGCCAGCGTGTAACCGGACTTCTTTGATCAGGTGCGGTATCGCCCTGGATGCATGGATGTTTCCAGTGGGTGGTGACGTATGTTCCAGAATTCCTCAGCCCCTCTTTTTTATCAACTCGGAACGATTCCAATATCCttctaatattataaaaatgaaaaaatgctacTTACctgatagagaaagaaaaatgattacaaTCAGGTAAGTATCAGTAAGTGACATTACATCATCTGAAACAGAAACTTGAAACTTGGATAAACAAGCAACAGATATCATTTGGTTGCTACTCTAGAATTATTCAATTTGTTGTTTAGACTTGGAATAAGGGAGAATATTAGATAATCTCAGTTTCCAAGTGCATTTAaacttactctttttaaaatgcaaatttttgagTAGTGTTAATATACTATGAATGTTAATATACTATTAACCATGttaatatattatacagcacGTGCTGATAATTAAAATTTGCATCAGGATACATGCTACTTTTATCTAAATATAAGAGCAAGCCTATACATTTTTAGGGCTGGGATAGGGGGAAGTATTCCATCAGTAAGCTAGGCTAAGAActctttagaaaaaaagtaagatCATCTGTTGAGACCTGCAGTGTGTTTACCTGTTTGGTAAGTAGGTGAATTTATAAATTCTCAGAAGCTGTAATAGGGACCCTTTAAGGGTCAGCAACATGCTTATATCGTGGATGTGAAAAAGAACTCCCAATAGCGTTTTGAACTCACAATGAGATGTTACAAAGCAAAGACTGAGCTCCTTCCTCTTTTATCTGAAACCTGATTTACTTAGAAGGGCACAGAAGTGGTGGCaagaaggaaacacacacagTAAAGGCAGTAAACACTCCCAGGACAGAGAATGGAGGACTCTTTTCCAATTAAGGTGGTCAGAAAAGGCTGCTTAGAAGAAATGGGGGTAGAATTGGGTCTTGAAGGATCAagagacattattattattattatttttttaagatttaattttttatttttttggttgtgttgggtctttgttgctgcgcgccgactttctctagttgcagcgggcgggggctactcttcgttgcagtgcgtgcgcgggcttctcattgcggtggcttctcttgttgcggagcacgggctttaggcacgtgggctcagtagttgtggctcgcggggccctagggcgcaggctcagtagttgtggtgcacgggcttagctgctccacggcatgtgggatcttcctggaccagggattgaacctgtgacccagcaatcccactactgggcatataccctgagaaaaccataattaaaaaagagtcatgtaccacaatgtccattgcagctctgcttacaatagccaggacatggaagcaacctaagtgcccatcaacagatgaataaagaagatgtggcgcatatatatatatatatatatatatatacacaatggaatattactcagccataaaaagaaacaaaattgagttatttgtaatgaggtggatggacctagagtatgtcatacagaatgaagtaagtcagaaagagaaaaacaaataccgtatgctaacacatatatatggaatctaagaaaagaaaaaaaaggtcatgaagaacctaggggcaagacgggaataaagacgcagacctactagagaatggacttgaggatatggggagggggaagggtaagctgggacaaagtgagagagtggcatggacatatatacactaccaaatgtaaaatagatagctagtgggaagcagccgcatagcacagggagatgagggagatcagctcagtgctttgtgaccacctagaggggtgggatagggagggtgggagggagggagtcacaagagggaagagatatggggatatatgtatatgtataactgattcactttgttataaagcagaaactaacacaccattgtaaagcaattatactccaataaagatgttaaaaaaaaatggccgTTCTATTTGATGTTAGGCTATTGGTGAATTTCAAGTCCATCAATAAGGGATATTTATGAGGTGCTTACAGTTTAAATAATACAAGGCaaaattttgtctgtcttttaacCTACTTAATCCAAGGCTTAAATGCAAAGTGTTTTTGCCCAACAGCAAATAGATATCCAGTTAAATGTGGTGGTAAGGGGGCAGGATTCTGGTTCTGAGTTCAGGGACCCTCAACATATAAAACATTCCACCTACTCAAATTGAAAGTAATCATGTCCTCTACAAAGCTGGAATCATCTCTTCTAAAACCAAGATGCCAAGCAAGACAGGAATCTTTGCCTTATTGATCTAGAGGGGAGGAAGAACATATACTCTAGGACCCCTAAATGAACAGCTTTGTGACCCTCAAGTACATCTAAGGAGATCAAATCTACAAGTTTTGTTTCCTTGGTTTTCGTAAATAGGCCAACCAGGCCAGCATCTTTCCTGCACGGTAACTACAGAAATAATTTTGTCCAACAAAGTGATTTGTAaatgtctcctttctctttcagGGGTTCAGTCCATCAGAATTTTGTTGACTTCACTTTTGCAACTGGCAAAATAATCGGCTACATATTCacactgaaaggagaaatagattcAAATGTAGCCATGGGTCTTAGCAACAAAGCTTCCTTAGCATTCTTGCAAAAGCATTTAGGTAAGAAAGGGATCTTCTTTCCTGACATAAACCAGATGATTCTCAGGAAAAAACTGTCTATCTTAACTGTGCATGAGTCCCGTTTTGACTCTTCCCAGTTGGTTTACAATGGAACACTGCAGTCAGTccatttgaaaacaatttaattttgcTGCTTTGCATACTATGCATCATAGGCAGCAAGCGTACCTGTTAGAGCTGATAGTCTTTCTGTGAAGCCTGGGGCAGATTTCCAAGCAGAGGATTCGGACAGCATAGTGCCTCAATCCCATCTGTCATTCAGATGTTACAGCCACGCAGAGCTCACACAGAGCACCTTGCCTCCATAACGGTGACGCAGTGTGGGTCGTTTGTGAGGCTAGGGTGCCACCTAGAGGCACTGAACTGTTTAACACTTTCCAAAGTTGAATATGTTTAGTGACATTTGTATTTTACAGGACTTCAGAAAGATTTTGATCAGTGGGATTCTTTAATTGAAGGGGAAGATGACAATCTTATTCCAGGAACTAACATTGATGCAACCAACCACCATGCCACCCTGCAGAACTCTACAGGAATACAGAAGCCGAATTCAGattaaaagaactttttaaaaagtcttgttTAAAAACTGtctaaaagtgtgtgtgtgtgtgtatgattttaatgtattttctcaaATAACTCATATTT
This is a stretch of genomic DNA from Balaenoptera musculus isolate JJ_BM4_2016_0621 chromosome 11, mBalMus1.pri.v3, whole genome shotgun sequence. It encodes these proteins:
- the PLA2G7 gene encoding LOW QUALITY PROTEIN: platelet-activating factor acetylhydrolase (The sequence of the model RefSeq protein was modified relative to this genomic sequence to represent the inferred CDS: deleted 2 bases in 2 codons), whose product is MVPPKLHALFCLCICLTLVHPFYWQDLNPVSHIESSARVNKLQALMAAARFGQTKIPRGNGSYSVGCTDLMFDYTNKGTFLRLYYPSQDDDHSDTLWIPNKEYFFGLSKFLGTHWLMGKILSLFFGSMTTPAAWNSPLRTGEKYPLVIFSHGLGAFRTIYSAIGIDLASHGFIVAAVEHRDGSASATYYFKDQSAAEIGNKTWLYLRTLKRGEEEFPLRNEQVLQRAKECSQALNLILDIDRGRPEKNLLDLEFDVEQMKDSIDRDKIAVIGHSFGGATVIQSLSEDQRFRCGIALDAWMFPVGGDVCSRIPQPLFFINSERFQYPSNIIKMKKCYLPDRERKMITIRGSVHQNFVDFTFATGKIIGYIFTLKGEIDSNVAMGLSNKASLAFLQKHLGLQKDFDQWDSLIEGEDDNLIPGTNIDATNHHATLQNSTGIQKPNSD